Within the Vanessa cardui chromosome 6, ilVanCard2.1, whole genome shotgun sequence genome, the region ggttagaacgcgtgcatcttaactaaaaggattgcgggttcaatcccaggcaagcaccgctgtttcatgtgtttcttaatttgtctttataattcatctcgtactcagcggtgaaggaaaacatcgtgaggaaatctgcatgtgacaaatttcatagaaattctgccacatgtgtattccaccaacccgcattggaacagcgtggtggaatgtgttccaaaccatcttctcaaagggagagggggcctttagcccagcagtggggatttacaggctattgttgttgacGTATATGGGCAAATGTGAGAAAATTGTATGATTAGTTAGTGAACACTACAACACTACACACATTATCAGGTAAAAAGTTAAGAGCCATTCACGCCTTACTCACCGTTCGCGTATGTCGGACCATAGCAATACCAACtacattaattacttaatacaCAAATCCTAAACctaaattaaaatagtccttaCAAACATACAATTTGACGAactataaatgaattatataattaaaccacttgttccaaatttattatcgttttttttgtattcatattaatatcaaattttaaatcaagttataaaatattgtttcttcAAACATAACATTAGATTCCACGAAGTGATCAAAAGAATTACCATCCTACGCTGAGACTGGTTAATTACAGTCATTACTGTTGTTACAGCTCAAAGTACgcagtataaaaaatacaatactatGTGTATTATTCGttgatgatatatataaaatgtttgaatcattacattttcatatttatcgaaaaacgactacaattatataattttaggtcAAACTATTTTTCAACAAGTGAAAGAATATTATGTTGCACAAAAATTTCATATACTGTGCGCCTGTGCACTATCTTTACATTGAAGTATCATATTGCccaattatatcatatatattatactttgtaTCTACTGTGTActctacctatatatttttttaagtattatatagcacaattatttcataaaatacttgCCATCAGTACTATCTTTGTTAAGATTTATCATATTGCAGAATTATTTCATAAGATAGATTACATCTGTTTCTATCTAAATTAGAAGTGTTATATTGCgcaataatttcaaactttcATGCGCCTGTGAACGTCTTATGTTTAAATTGTTTGCATGGCGCAACCTTCCCGTATGTTTTCAGATTTCCTGTGGATTTTTATTCAGTAAATTTGTGATGCCTATAAATTATGCTAGTAAGCTTATgcttagtaaaaattaaattattacaacatttataattacaatatttttgtgaaaaaatgtttttagaataatgtttaatgtttccactcatatattatatgatagaatataaatagataaacgtaatatgtatctacatatataaaaatattcgcgTAATTTCGTTCGTTCGATCGTTTTTTCGTCATCATCTATTCTTGAATCAAAATACAGTTAGTAATATCGtttgttattgaataaaaaaacaaagcttGTGTTTCTGTGATACAGGTTTTCGACGTATCAACTTAATAGCGATGTGTCATCAATTCAAACTCCATGAACACTCAAGCTTCCTATAAAATGCTTTAGTGCGTGTAAACCAACAGACATGTGCAGTCCTCTGTTATATCTTAGTTACGGACAAACGCTTTGAATAACTGCCAATTAGTTTGCAATTTAGATATTTACTGTGTCTTCAAGATGATAGGTTTAACTTTGTGTATTGTTGCCATTTTCTTTCTATATTTATACGGAAAGAGAAACCACAAGTATTGGGAATTGAAAGGAGTAAAACACGATCAACCCTTACCGTTTTTTGGAAACAATGCGAGGAATTATTTTATGCGAAAAAGTGTAACCGAATTATTTACTGAATTATActtgaaatattcaaatgaaaaagtTGTAGGATTTTATCGCGCGTCCCGCGCTGAATTAATCATCAAAGATCCCGAAATGGTCAAGCGAATACTAATAACGGACTTTAGTCATTTTTATCCACGTGGCTTAAATCAACACAAAAAGGAAATAGAGCCTATGTTGAGAAATCTTTTTTTTGCGGACGGAGATATATGGAAGTTATTGCGACAGCGAATGACACCCGCGTTTTCGAGTGGTAAGTTAAAGGCTATGTTCCCTTTGATCGTGGAACGCGCTGAGAAACTCCAAGCGCGAGCACTTGCTGCTGCCGCCGCTGGAAAAGCTATCGATGCGCGCGATCTCATGGCTCGTTATACTACCGACTTTATTGGCGCCTGTGGCTTCGGACTCGATTCCGATTCTCTTCAAGACGAGAATTCCGCTTTTAGAAGACTAGGAGCTACTATATTCAAAATAGGCCCGAAGGAAATTTTCATAATTGCATTAAAACAGCTTTTTCCGAACATGTTTAAAAAGTTGAAGTCGTTGAGTCGGGTCGAAAAACAAATACTTCAATTAGTTGATGCAGTTCAAAGACAAAGGAACTATAAACCATCTGGCAGAAACGATTTCATAGATCTTCTACTCGAGAGTAAAATGAAAGGCACAATCGTAGGGGATTCTATCGAGAGAATAAAACCAGATGGAAAGCCGGAAGTTGCGACTTTGGAGTTGGATGACGAGCTAATAGCAGCTCAGGTATTTGTATTTTTCGCGGCAGGCTTTGAGACTTCCTCATCTGCGACTAGTATTACTCTACACGAACTTGCTTATAATCCAGAAGTACAAGAAAAGGTTCACGAAGAAATAGATAGAGTTTTAGAGAAGTACGATAATAAGCTCAGCTATGACGCCATTAAGGAGATGTCCTATTTGGAGTCGACATTCAAAGAAGGAATGAGAATTTTTCCATCATTGGGTTTCTTGATAAGAGAATGTGCCCGCAAGTATACCTTTGAAGATATTAACCTGACAATTGATAAAGGAGTGAGAGTGATAGTGCCGCTTCAAGCGATGCACAACGATCCCAAATATTTCGATAATCCAACTGAATTCCGACCGGAAAGATTCCAAGATAACACTTCATCTAATAAATTCTCATATTTACCATTTGGTGACGGACCACGTGCTtgtataggtatgtatataagTGCACTCTATATGTTATCTCATATCtgggtattttataaaatatacttaattacgTATCACCTCGATCTTACTTATCATTCAATTATAACATACATtcttatgatataataattcattgtttaTACGAGTCCTTCTGAATGAACTCGCATCATATTATGTAGAATCGAAATAGTTAGCTAAGCGtacttgtttaaaattttggCTAATCAGAAAGGtatctgaattaaaaaaaccactGCTAATTGAACTTCTCTTCTGTTAAAGAGGTTTCGATCTTACTTTATTAGAGTTCCTGCAACCTTAAGAACCATgtgttttatacaataaactattgttttattaacactACTAGTATTTAGTCTTGTAAACTGTGAATTCTTATATTGGTATCTTATATGCCTTTTGGCATAATAGCATGGTGCCCGCGGTTTTgttcgcgttttagagtgttggttctCATATGTAATCATATGTAATCTCATATGTAATCTCATATGTAAGgcaaaaagtagtctatgtcctttcttggagttcaagtttaattaataccaaatttcatcaaattcgtttcagcggtttgatcgtgaaataGCGGTACACAGAGGATGACAGACGTTACGtttgcatttatgatattaatatagatatgagATAagaattacttggtggtagggctttgtgcaagcccgtctgggtaggtaccacccactcatcagttattctaccgccaaacaacagtactcggtattgttgtgttccggtttgaagggtgagtgagccagtgtaactacaggcacaagggacctaatatcttagttcccaaggttggtggtgcattgacgatttagGGAATactgaatatttcttacagcgtctttgtctatgggtaatggtgaccacttaccatcaggtggcccatatgctcgtccgtaaaggtataccataaaaaaaaataagaatgagatatgatattaaatatgtaacggCGATAAATATTTCCAGGTGCGCGTTTGGGACTAATGCAATCGCTAGCGGGTCTGGCGGCCATATTGTCGCGTTTCAGCGTTCGCCCCGCGCCCAGTACGATTCGTCATCCGCCCGTTAATCCTGCTTCGGGTATTGTGCAAAGCATACAGGGTGGTCTACCATTGCTCTTTATTGAAAGAAAACAGCACAGCTGAACTCTCccagaaatattttatactaattttgttgttttaatatagtttaactttatttttgttgtttaatttaacaaatcaaCAATAGAACAATATAGTGAATCTATAAAAGCCAATACAAAATCTAAGGGttaatctaatttttataaaagaaatctgtgttttatttcatataataaatactattatatattaagatagtATCTACATATGTCCTAtttatcacattaaaattaGAATGCGATTAAATTGCGAAAAATagtgatttaatataaatttgtagtgcccaatgatattctaataaacagatatgttatacccatactaaacaacagaaagaagtgtgccgcgccggggaccgtttattttaggtacatttcgttacaagtaaaaaggatagcatgataaaaacaataagtaaaagggataacaagcttctagtcttcactttttgcgcgttaatgacatctgtttactagaacgaaaagattttttttgtttttattttaatttgtcgtGATAATAGTCCGATGTCGTATACGAACGTCCTTAATTTTATCCTATCCATGAAATAATAAcaacgagccgagatggcccagtggttagaacacgtgcattttaaacgatgatttcaggttcaagcccaggcaagcaccactatatatatatgtgcttaatttgtgtttataattaatttcgtgctcggctgtgaaggaaaatatcgtgaggtctaatttaattgaaattctgccacatgtgcattctacaactcacattggaacagcgtggtggaatatgttccaagccctctccttaatggcccttagcccagcagtgggaaatttacaggctgttactttacttttactttacatgCAATAATAAATAGTTCAGACAATCGCGAGTGACGGTTCGAGTTAATTAAGATCCGTCATCGCCTACACGTATGATagagtaatttatgtaataaactaTAGTCTGTGctcgttaagaatgcagtgagttgtcattgttcaccggcacctttgaccaatcaaatcttttcaaattacaaagtcaagttcacattgaacAGGTAAAGACATAAGTTCGAACGTGTTACGTGATGgttgtggatttaattaattattaactgatatttttataatttaaattaaatttttattttaattaaattatattaaagaaaatgaatATCACACcactttgtaaaaataaaagtgcgaTAAATGCTGCGACCACGTCTTACAAGAAATTGCCATGTGggatttagataatgttatggaactcgctgcagaaaattattttattataaacactaacgacGACAGTAATAGTGTaagtaatagtgattaaaatattaatgacttaatttcgattttttacgttaatgtgtactttttaaattcattacactttgtctttaaaacaaatataatttgttggaattttaacacaaatatacatacacctttacccttcttttaaaaatatttgattggtcaaacaatgacaactcactgcattcttaacgcgaacagactatagttgtAAATCACTAAGTCGGCAATCATAGTATGTTTAGGTGTAGATAGGTAATTACTAATTATGTATTAGTATTATAAGTTACAACGTATGTTCAGAGTCCGACGAAGCTATCAACGTCAgttgaagtttaaaaaaaaatgtgtgtcTTCTTCTTTTCTTAACTGGTtcgttaatatatgtaaaatgtatGTTCTAATtactcttaaattaaaaaaataatgaagaagAGAGGAGGTTTAATATTAGCATTAATAAAGTATGTATAACAATGAGAGCAATTATGTCGATAAACGTAATAAAATGACTTttcgttaatatatattttttaatcatttaaaacaataatgtatataaatctttttataaatgtgggtataaaataacttagtgacattaaaaatataataacttacaaaataattaatacatcatTGCTATAACAAATATTCTTACTTAATGTGCCAAAAACATAactaatattcttaaaaatagaacaatcaTCTCGATTCGCGCACATATAAGGATAATCGTGTTCTGAaaaaggagtcgagatggcccagtggttggaaagcgtgcatcttaaccgatgattgcggtttcaaacccaggcaagcaccgctgattcatgtgcttaatttgtttttataattcatctcgtgctcagcggtgaaggaaaacatcgtgaggaaacctgcatgtgacaaatttcatagaaattctgccacacatgcattccaccaacccgcattggaacagcgtggtgtaatatgttccaaaccttcctcaaagggagaggaggcctttaggccaATAGCgggagtttacaggctgttgttgttctgaAAAATATCCAGTGGTATAGTCTATATTTCGACATGGTGTAGTGTCGATATAAAGCTAGATCTGAGGCTCGTACGAGTGCGTGCGCGGCGCCGCCCGGCGGTCACACGGTGACGCCGACGTGTCCGAGCGCGGCCGACAGCTGGCGCAGCTGCGCGCGCATCTCGGCGTCGGTCagcccgcgccgcgcgccgaTCACCTTGAACGCGTTCAAGTACTCCAGCTCCGAGAACTGCGGACCTTTCTCGCGGACCGATGTTATGATTTCCTGAGGAGAAAATCAGAGTTACCATTGATAGAACTTTGTAAGAGCTCGTACTAAAACGtgccacccacttatcagtatCACAGCAATAGTCAGGTAGGAAATTTTCGTTCCATTTTGTTACAGAGACAAGGTTAAAACATCTTAAATGCCACGTATAAGCCgagatgactcagtggttagaacgcgtgcattgaccgatgattacggattcaaacccaggcaagcaccactctgtaatcatgtgcttaaattgtgtattacgatTCATCTGTGTcagtgaaggataacatcgtgaggaaatctctATGTGTGtccatttcatagaaattcaaccacatatgtattccaccaacccgcattgtaacagcgtggtaaaatatgttccaaaccttttcctcaaagggagaggaggccttagcccagtagtgggaaatttataggctgttgttattgatttcatttagATGATGAATTCCATGTAAAAGCGAAAATTCAACCATTTCTCATAGTAGAGTAATTCACGTGTCGGTATGTGTCGGCGGTACCTCCGGCGTGCAGGCCAGCAGGTGCAGGTAGGCGTGCGCGGCGTGCAAGCCGTCGTGCGGCAGCGACAGCGCGGCGAGGCAGTGGCGCAGCGTGGCCAgccgcgcgcccgccgcgcccgcgcccgcgccgcgctcGCTCTGCCAGCGCCACACCACCGCCGCCGACATCATCTCGCCCACGCCGCTCATTATGTACTGCCGACGCACACACCAACAAAATAAACTACTCAAGAAGCCTTTTACGAGaacttttggatcgtcatttaacaattaagtgaagctaccaccggttcggaaagtagattctaccgagaagaaccggcaagaaactaactatttactctttttcaacattaaaaattacatacatttttaaaaattttgaaaaaaccttaaaaacatgacaactcaaaaatggttttggattatgcatatgggggttaaagtggttgcaaatagtcacccctaccacctcctaacggatatacgtcgagttaccaataaccctgtatgtaatatatccatattcatacctggaagtcaacaggtatgaactccacgcttttatatcatctataaatttttttatcgaataatatgccttttttaccaatgtattttttacaaacgatttaaatttacgaaacggcaatgTTAAAAATGACTCATGTTACATCGCCAAAATTGAGAGAACAGAGGAACAAAGGATGTACGTatgtatgacacaacttagatgtcgcatcggcaaaattcgtaaaaccgatcacatccgaattaagtacgccatcccaaattatcaatatttatttcttatgcgaatatgatctttgcacaaacgtaataacttgtaatatcatatgacctaatatattcgtcaatttgacgggtCGATTTACTTACACTCGCTCtctctgacgcgggaatctatagcgacgaatagcgtcgaatggcgcgatttcGCGctttttctattggtcgtgtaaatcggcagtaatcggttttattttcattccattgcattttccgatgctacatctaatttgtgtcgtactatatacatttatttatgatcGTCATTCtatgaaagtaaatttaaagtattgtaTAGCATGTGGTGGATCACTGACCGCGAGTGCGGAGGGCGCGAGCAGAGCGACAGCGTGTTCGTGGAAGGCGAGCAGACGATGCGCGAGGCGCGTGGCGCCGCCCGCCTCCTCGCCCTCCGGACCCTCCGCCCTCTCCTCTTGCCCCAGGTAGTGGAAGCACTCGATGCGCATCTTGAATGACAAAATTTACATCGTTTCTACAAAAAACTCTTCATATTCGAAACTATTATCCTGACTCtgattatatgcatatattaatcattttaaaatagaattggTGTCGTCTAAAAGAAAATCGTAAAGTACTTCACCTTAGTGTGATCACGAGAAAGCAGGCTATGGTTATGATTATATGTAGTCGTTgatggttaatttttttatttttttaatggtacaggttggcggacgagcatatgggccacctgatggtaagtggtcaccatcacccatagacaatgacgttgtaagaaatattaactattagttacatcgtcaatgtgccaccaaccttgggaactaagatgttatgtcccttttgcctgtagttacactggctcactcactcttgaaaccgaaacacaacaatactgagtatagttatttggcggtagaataactggtgagtgggtggtacctacccagtcgggcttgcacaaagccctaccacaaagaaaCGCGATTATCGCGAAATAACTAAAAATTGTACCCCTCTTTCAGCAAGAATTGTTCATTCTTTGACGTTATACCTTTCTTGTAAGTGTTGCAAGTgtttcataatatgtatgtaacatattatatgagGTGCCGGAGCAAATTACGAATCAAATTTCACGTCCATTTACTATGCTTTTTGCACAACGACTGGGTATATGAGATTTTACAATATCGAGTACGATTATCTTGTTACTAATATATAGTTACCAAATTtggatacaaattaaatagctATTTACACACGACACAAAGTTATtctgttgattttttaaaatccattttatattatttagtagaggttaaggaacccagtaaaagtagatttttttaattctagcacatatttgccgaaaaatatcatattaaaaattccatatttaaaaagcgcaagaaaacgctacttggacaattggatttttgaataaattaagtattattttcaagtttcgttagtaaataaccatttttaaactcataatctacactgattacaataaatcacaatttatttttcgcattgtcaaatagcctattgtactTGCAGTGACAAGCTATGGATATTTGTGAGTCTTACCTCCAAGTGCAGGAACACTAAGCActtggatttttgaataaattaagtattaatttcaaGTTTCGTTTATTCGTTAgttaataaccatttttaaattcataatctacactgattacaataacccacaatttatttttcgcattgtcaaaatagcctattgtactAGCAGTGATAAGCTGTGGATGTCTGTCTTACCTCCAAGTGCAGGAACACTAAGCActtggatttttgaataaattaagtattaatttcaagtttcgtttattcgttagtaaataaccatttttaaattcataatctacactgattacaataaatcacaatttatttttcgcattgttaaATAGCCCATTGTACTTGCAGTGATAAGCTGGATGGATGTTTGTGAGTCTTACCTCCAAGTGCAGGAACACTAAGCActtggatttttgaataaattaagtattaatttcaagtttcgtttattcgttagtaaataaccatttttaaagtcataatctacaatgattacaataaatcacaatttatttttcgcattgtcaaatagcctattgtactTGCAGTGATAAGCTGGATGGATGTTTGTGAGTCTTACCTCCAAGTGCAGGAACACTAAGCActtggatttttgaataaattaagtattaatttcaagtttcgtttattcgttagtaaataaccatttttaaagtcataatctacaatgattacaataaatcacaatttatttttcgcattgtcaaatagcctattgtactTGCAGTGATAAGCTGGATGGATGTTTGTGAGTCTTACCTCCAAGTGCAGGAACACTAAGCACTTGTAAGCGATCTCGCTGAAGAGCGCGGCGGAGGCGGCCATGTCGCTCTGGAACTTCTCCGACAGCTTGaggcccgcgcccgccgcgttCGGCGCGCTCACCAAGCTCGGGATGGTCTTGATATTAGTGCTCAGCCACTCCTGTGTCATCAcattatagtaagacacaacttagatgtagcatctaAGTTGACTCATCattattaactccacgcttttttatcatctacaaaatcttgtatcgaatagtatgctttttctaccaatgtatttttaacaaacgatttgaatttactaaacggcaaagttaaaaatttctgcggaattttattatagaaacggataccttgccccaagaaggatccattgactttgcggagtcggaaacttggcgttataagtttatccttacttctagtgcatatacaatgattatcactgattttatcaaagtgatcaatgttactgtgaatatacatgatattgttgtaaatatattgcgacgcaacagtaagtattcctactctgttaaaaacatcccgaagagagtctctagctccaagattataaataaaccgaattgctctcttttgtaattataagtaattgtaagtagtaataatttatagtaaatactAAATAGAGGAGCAAGTGTTTTTCAGGGCTTGTATACGAGTATACCATTTGGGACACGAAATATTCTCTTAACAGTGATTATGAGGTCGTTCGTCTGCCCTAAATGGACACTacatatttgtatgaaaaataaaaaattttgtcCAGCACTGTAGCGACGTTCAAGACGAATACATGCTATAAATTGTGTTcctaaaagtttattatttgaaaatgtaacGTACCATACTTTCGCAAAGTAGAGCTAGATCAACAAGTGTATTGATGTCTGCGACTATCTCGCGGTTGGAGACCTCGCCGTCGCCCAAACTCGTTCCAAGGATTTCCGCTTCTCTTTCGTACGCTTGCTTTAGCTCCTGCTTGTCagagattaaaacaaaaaataataaattatagtacaataaaattagaaatagcgCGCACAGGTGATTTTTCTCACGGtaactgtttcgtcactcttgtcgagtccatgaatatgtatgacgtgacatttgtgtctgctagcgacaaatttgtcactcttGTCGTCAGTCTTGCGCTATCTACACTTTGACTGCGACTTTGGCGCGCGCAAATGGCGCcaccatctattcaaaacgtTCGTCATTCGTCAAGACGATACTGATAATGCTGTTttaatagaagaagtggaaaagagaccagctctttatgataaaaaattgaaagagtgtttagatattcacgtgaaaattaaagtctttttctgccgagtctcacgaattcacagagaaccaccgtctcttcgaaatccatagtggcaaatgacactttcgaaaatattttgtgactgtctctattaatgagcgcactccgctttggaaacgtgacgtgacagtgacaaacaatttaaagtcaccgtgacaaaagttaccagtgcgcgctagttcttaattCCTCACTCACGAGCAAATAGTACTACCACAAGGTAGATATCAATGTTAATGTTCGCAACGTGACGCAATCTACACGGGCGTGCGGTGACGATCACACTGACGTCGACGGTGTCCATTATGTCCACGTTCACTTTGCGGCCTCGCACCCCCCGCCCCGCGCGTTTACTGTCATTGCGTGGCTACAAGGGAGACAGCTGAAAATCAGCAGAGGGATAAAAATCCCTCATAGCCTGAGCTGTCTCCTTTTGACTGCACACacgttttatattcattatatatatatatatatatatatatatatatatatataattttttttttattcgttattattatatctttctttgtttatgttttttttttttttatatatcaattttttctttatatgtgtgtatgtcaataaatgttttttctttctttctttcttctttcttacTCGTCTGACCTGTGCGGTGTAGTCGCCGTGCTCGACGGCGGCGCGGTAGTTGGGCAGCGCCTGCAGGAAGCGCACGATGTCGTCGTCGGCCAGCCagcgcgcggcgcgggcgggcggcgcgggcgccaGGCGCGCGTGCGCGGCGCGGGCGTGCACCGCCAGCGCGCCCAGCGCCGCCTCGCACGCGCGCAGCGCCGCCACCCCGCCGCACGCGCCGCAGCGCCGCGCCGCCAGCGCGCTCTCGCGCACGGCGCCCCACGCCTCGATGCAGCACGCGAACACCGGCCGCTGCCCCACGCTGTACACAGTCGGACTCGTATTCACAATCATACCGACTTAGGGGTtttccattaatcacgtgatctttttttagcattttttaacccccccctcccccatcggtgatacgtagtgaggtttaagacgACCCCTCCCCcccccttctcaacatcacgtgtatttttagtacctacaacgaatcttaaaattttctgaatattatcttaatttaagtacaggtataaactataatcttattttattctgaaattaaggaccatatttgtttaaaaatcgcgcattagatgaaaaaataaatacacgagatatcttactacacccccttcccccttgtgttattttcgtgatttttatcaaaaccctcccccccctttcaagcctcacgtgattaatggacaaccccttagGTTGCACTGAATGA harbors:
- the LOC124530262 gene encoding cytochrome P450 6B6-like, coding for MIGLTLCIVAIFFLYLYGKRNHKYWELKGVKHDQPLPFFGNNARNYFMRKSVTELFTELYLKYSNEKVVGFYRASRAELIIKDPEMVKRILITDFSHFYPRGLNQHKKEIEPMLRNLFFADGDIWKLLRQRMTPAFSSGKLKAMFPLIVERAEKLQARALAAAAAGKAIDARDLMARYTTDFIGACGFGLDSDSLQDENSAFRRLGATIFKIGPKEIFIIALKQLFPNMFKKLKSLSRVEKQILQLVDAVQRQRNYKPSGRNDFIDLLLESKMKGTIVGDSIERIKPDGKPEVATLELDDELIAAQVFVFFAAGFETSSSATSITLHELAYNPEVQEKVHEEIDRVLEKYDNKLSYDAIKEMSYLESTFKEGMRIFPSLGFLIRECARKYTFEDINLTIDKGVRVIVPLQAMHNDPKYFDNPTEFRPERFQDNTSSNKFSYLPFGDGPRACIGARLGLMQSLAGLAAILSRFSVRPAPSTIRHPPVNPASGIVQSIQGGLPLLFIERKQHS